A genomic window from Bradyrhizobium lupini includes:
- the pyrH gene encoding UMP kinase: MTDPVYRRVVIKLSGEYLAGPQGFGIDQPTIDRVADDLIAARHLGTEVAVVIGGGNLFRGVEVSSRGVSRPTGDTMGMLATMMNCLALEATIERKGTPARTLSAFVMPEISELFTRTAAHKYLAEGRIVLLGGGTGNPFFTTDTTAVLRAAEIGAQAVLKATNVDGVYSADPKKDPTATRFDRLTHSQAIEGGYKVMDATAFALARETSLPIIVFSIAEPGSIGAVLRGGGHGTIVAG; the protein is encoded by the coding sequence ATGACTGATCCGGTCTATCGTCGCGTCGTGATCAAGCTGTCCGGCGAATATCTCGCGGGACCGCAGGGTTTTGGCATCGATCAACCGACCATCGACCGGGTCGCCGACGATCTGATCGCCGCTCGCCACCTCGGCACCGAAGTCGCCGTCGTCATCGGCGGGGGCAATCTCTTTCGCGGCGTCGAGGTCTCCTCGCGCGGCGTGTCGCGCCCGACCGGTGATACCATGGGCATGCTCGCGACGATGATGAACTGCCTCGCGCTCGAGGCCACGATCGAGCGCAAGGGCACGCCTGCGCGCACGCTGTCGGCCTTCGTCATGCCCGAGATTTCCGAGCTGTTCACCCGCACCGCGGCACATAAATACCTCGCCGAGGGCCGGATCGTGCTGCTCGGCGGCGGAACCGGTAATCCGTTCTTCACCACGGACACGACCGCGGTGCTGCGCGCAGCCGAGATCGGCGCCCAGGCGGTTCTGAAGGCGACCAATGTCGACGGTGTCTACTCGGCCGACCCGAAGAAAGACCCGACGGCGACGCGATTCGACCGTCTGACGCATTCGCAGGCGATCGAGGGCGGCTACAAGGTGATGGATGCGACCGCCTTCGCGCTTGCCCGCGAGACGTCGCTGCCTATCATCGTGTTCTCGATCGCGGAGCCGGGCTCGATCGGTGCTGTACTGCGTGGCGGCGGCCACGGAACCATTGTCGCCGGCTGA
- the tsf gene encoding translation elongation factor Ts: MATITAAMVKDLRESTGAGMMDCKAALTENDGNMEAAQDWLRKKGLSKAAKKSGRVAAEGLIGALTKGNKGVVVEVNSETDFVARNGQFQGLVKMIAQVAFNTGADVDKIKAAKVGDVTIETAINDAIATIGENMTLRRAASLEVSQGVVSSYVHGAVVEGAGKMGVIVALESPGKADELATLGRQIAMHVAAANPLALDPSGLDPAVVKREKDVLADKYRQQGKPENVIEKIVESGLKTYYKEVCLLEQAFIHDTGKSVAQAVKEAEGKVGGAVKIAGFVRYALGEGIEKQESDFAAEVAAASGKK, from the coding sequence ATGGCAACGATCACAGCTGCGATGGTCAAGGACCTGCGCGAGTCGACCGGCGCAGGCATGATGGACTGCAAGGCCGCGCTGACCGAAAACGACGGCAACATGGAAGCGGCGCAGGATTGGCTGCGCAAGAAGGGCCTGTCGAAGGCCGCCAAGAAGTCGGGCCGCGTCGCCGCCGAGGGTCTGATCGGCGCGCTCACCAAGGGCAACAAGGGCGTCGTGGTCGAAGTCAATTCCGAGACTGACTTCGTCGCGCGCAACGGCCAGTTCCAGGGCCTCGTCAAGATGATCGCCCAGGTCGCATTCAACACCGGCGCCGATGTCGACAAGATCAAGGCCGCCAAGGTCGGCGACGTCACGATCGAAACTGCGATCAATGACGCAATCGCCACCATCGGCGAGAACATGACGCTGCGCCGCGCAGCTTCGCTCGAGGTCAGCCAGGGCGTGGTGTCGAGCTACGTCCATGGCGCGGTGGTCGAGGGCGCCGGCAAGATGGGCGTGATCGTGGCACTGGAATCCCCCGGCAAGGCCGACGAGCTCGCAACGCTTGGCCGCCAGATCGCGATGCATGTCGCGGCCGCCAACCCGCTGGCGCTGGATCCGTCCGGTCTCGATCCGGCGGTCGTCAAGCGCGAGAAGGACGTGCTCGCCGACAAATATCGCCAGCAGGGCAAGCCCGAGAACGTGATCGAGAAGATCGTCGAGTCCGGCCTGAAGACCTATTACAAGGAAGTTTGCCTGCTCGAGCAGGCCTTCATCCACGACACCGGGAAGTCGGTGGCGCAGGCGGTGAAGGAAGCCGAAGGCAAGGTCGGCGGCGCGGTGAAAATCGCGGGCTTTGTGCGCTATGCTCTCGGTGAGGGAATCGAGAAGCAGGAAAGCGACTTCGCGGCCGAGGTCGCGGCGGCCAGCGGCAAGAAGTAA
- a CDS encoding isoprenyl transferase, with the protein MSNAAAPATEGPERSDAPAHVAIIMDGNGRWAAARGLPRAEGHRRGVEALRRVVRASHELGIRYLTIFSFSSENWSRPASEIGDLFGLLRRFIRNDLASLHRDGVKVRIIGERDGLEGDICALLNEAEELTRDNTRLTLVVAFNYGSRQEIAKAAQKLAREVAEGRRNPDTIDAETLGAHLDAPDIPDPDLIIRTSGEQRLSNFLMWQAAYSELVFVPIHWPDFDKAALEGAIAEFARRERRFGGLVAKTAS; encoded by the coding sequence ATGTCCAACGCCGCCGCGCCCGCAACGGAAGGACCAGAACGGTCCGATGCGCCTGCGCATGTCGCCATCATCATGGATGGCAACGGACGTTGGGCGGCCGCGCGCGGCTTGCCACGGGCGGAGGGCCATCGCCGCGGCGTGGAGGCCCTGCGTCGCGTGGTTCGGGCGTCGCATGAACTTGGCATCCGCTATCTCACCATCTTCTCCTTCAGCTCGGAAAACTGGTCGCGTCCGGCGAGCGAGATCGGCGATCTGTTCGGCCTGTTGCGCCGCTTCATCCGCAACGATCTGGCGAGCTTGCATCGCGACGGCGTCAAGGTACGCATCATCGGCGAGCGGGATGGGCTGGAGGGCGACATCTGCGCACTTCTCAATGAGGCGGAGGAACTGACGCGCGATAACACGCGCCTCACGCTCGTCGTCGCATTCAATTACGGCTCCCGGCAGGAGATCGCGAAGGCGGCGCAGAAGCTCGCGCGCGAAGTCGCCGAGGGCCGGCGCAATCCTGACACGATCGATGCCGAGACACTGGGGGCGCATCTCGACGCGCCCGACATTCCCGATCCCGATCTCATCATCCGCACCAGTGGCGAGCAGCGCCTGTCCAACTTCCTGATGTGGCAGGCCGCCTATAGCGAGCTTGTCTTCGTGCCGATTCACTGGCCCGATTTCGACAAGGCGGCGCTGGAAGGCGCAATCGCCGAATTCGCCAGGCGCGAGCGCCGTTTCGGCGGCCTGGTCGCGAAAACCGCCTCGTGA
- a CDS encoding outer membrane protein, with the protein MNKNLLLAAVSLVALGATAPAVAADLAARPYTKAPAMVAAIYDWSGFYIGVNGGGGSAHSTWDLVGGGREGSHDATGGTVGGQIGYRMQSGQWVFGIEGQGNWADFSGDNVSALFATRNRSKIDSFGLITGQIGYAWNNVLLYAKGGAAVAGSKYEVSTLGGALLSSNDQTRWGGTIGAGLEYGFAPNWSVGVEYNHIFLQDKNVTFAGLVGTDRIRQDVDMGLVRLNYKFGGPSLGRY; encoded by the coding sequence ATGAACAAGAATCTGTTGCTTGCTGCTGTGAGCCTTGTCGCGCTCGGCGCGACCGCACCGGCGGTGGCTGCTGACCTCGCTGCGCGGCCTTACACCAAGGCGCCGGCGATGGTCGCCGCGATCTACGACTGGAGCGGCTTCTACATCGGCGTCAACGGCGGCGGCGGTTCCGCCCATTCGACTTGGGATCTCGTCGGCGGTGGCCGCGAGGGTTCGCACGATGCGACCGGCGGCACGGTCGGCGGCCAGATCGGCTACCGCATGCAGTCGGGCCAGTGGGTGTTCGGTATCGAAGGTCAGGGCAACTGGGCTGACTTCTCGGGCGACAACGTCAGCGCGCTGTTCGCGACGCGCAACCGCTCCAAGATCGACTCGTTCGGTCTGATCACCGGTCAGATCGGCTACGCCTGGAACAACGTCCTCCTTTACGCCAAGGGCGGTGCGGCTGTCGCCGGCAGCAAGTATGAAGTCTCGACCCTTGGCGGGGCGCTGCTGTCCTCGAACGATCAGACCCGTTGGGGTGGCACGATCGGTGCCGGCCTCGAGTACGGTTTCGCCCCGAACTGGTCGGTTGGCGTCGAGTACAACCACATCTTCCTGCAGGACAAGAACGTCACGTTCGCAGGCCTGGTTGGCACCGATCGCATCCGCCAGGACGTCGACATGGGCCTCGTTCGCTTGAACTACAAGTTCGGCGGCCCGAGCCTCGGCCGTTACTGA
- the frr gene encoding ribosome recycling factor yields the protein MATDNFDLNEVKRRMQGAIQSLKHELGGLRTGRASASMLDPVQVDAYGSHMPLNQLATVSVPEPRLISVQVWDKSMVKAVEKAIVDSNLGLSPATEGQVLRLRIPELNEERRKELVKVAHKYAEAAKVAARHVRRDGLDVLKKLEKNHEMSEDDQKRHADEVQKATDGTISEIDQLLAAKEKEILTV from the coding sequence ATGGCCACGGACAATTTCGATCTCAACGAAGTCAAGCGCCGCATGCAGGGCGCGATCCAGTCGCTCAAGCACGAGCTTGGCGGCCTGCGCACCGGTCGCGCCTCCGCCTCGATGCTCGATCCGGTGCAGGTCGACGCCTATGGCAGCCACATGCCGCTGAACCAGCTCGCCACCGTCAGCGTGCCGGAGCCGCGCCTGATTTCGGTGCAGGTCTGGGACAAGTCGATGGTCAAGGCGGTGGAGAAGGCGATCGTCGATTCCAATCTCGGCCTGTCGCCGGCGACTGAAGGCCAGGTTCTGCGCCTGCGCATCCCCGAACTCAATGAGGAGCGTCGCAAGGAGCTCGTCAAGGTCGCGCACAAATACGCGGAAGCCGCCAAGGTCGCTGCGCGCCACGTCCGCCGCGACGGTCTCGACGTTCTCAAGAAGCTCGAGAAGAATCACGAGATGTCCGAGGACGATCAGAAGCGCCACGCCGACGAGGTGCAGAAGGCGACCGACGGCACGATCTCCGAGATCGACCAGTTGCTGGCCGCCAAGGAAAAAGAAATCCTCACCGTCTAA
- a CDS encoding caspase domain-containing protein: MRGTLRAFICLLLPIAVLAAGAPDPARAQQQEKRMALVVGNGAYAKSPLATTANDAGLIAQTLQAAGFDVVGARDLDGDTLRKSFRDFIQKAQASGPGTVAMVYLAGYGVQLAGENYFIPVDSNITRDTDIPTEGLRIGDYLRQLASVPLKANIVVLDAARAQPFVEGGQQIASGLALVEPDANMLVAFNAAPGTVAPEEPGPYGIYAQSLAEMIRTGGLPLPEVFDRVRLRVNEASKGAQVPWNEQKISAQFSFFERGPDAPPPEAAPDQVAAMRNKPIRDLGVQDAYAAALTRDTLPAYEEFLSAYPGDPLSKRVMVIVAARREAITWRRTYRTDTPEAYWSYLRRYPRGPHAADARRRLAILTAPAEPPPSFAMIDYDVPPPPPEEVVYVERPVLYFSDPDFGFAPPPPPPVYYLPPPPPDFVVLSPPMPVVGLFVLPQPMFVPIPVFVRPPVYVAPPPNNIIYQNIHNRTVINTVINQPPAPPAGAGAGAGNLAPAIAGRTNPAGPAMPQAVVQRAALIQQGKAPMPPSATMQPTARPGMPPARPANAAPTGTPPTTPPASPLATPPAKLPQANTLPVPGTHGGPPVPPAGAGPLPGGRPGLPTATAPGTPPPTHPGGPAGAPTTAAPGTTPPGHPGAPTAAAPATAPTATNPAAVPGQPPKPPVAQAPPGTGTGPGDHGKSATREPAGSPPAARTPPGAVGRPVTPPPSAAREPIRPQHQPTAAPAQAARPSAPPPRSQAVARPAPPPPPRVAPPPPPRAAPPVAVARPAPPPMARPAPPPPVARPAPPPPPRMAVAPPPPPRPAAPPPRPPAPPPAAKKCPPNQPRC, from the coding sequence ATGCGTGGGACGCTCCGAGCCTTCATTTGCCTTCTCCTGCCAATCGCGGTCCTTGCCGCGGGCGCGCCGGATCCGGCGCGTGCACAGCAGCAGGAAAAGCGTATGGCGCTCGTGGTCGGCAACGGCGCCTATGCCAAGTCGCCGCTGGCGACGACGGCAAACGATGCCGGCCTGATCGCGCAGACGCTGCAGGCGGCGGGCTTCGACGTCGTCGGCGCCCGCGATCTCGACGGCGACACGCTGCGCAAGAGCTTTCGCGATTTCATCCAGAAGGCGCAGGCCTCCGGACCGGGCACCGTCGCGATGGTCTACCTCGCCGGCTATGGCGTGCAACTTGCCGGTGAGAACTACTTCATCCCGGTCGATTCCAACATCACCCGCGACACCGACATTCCGACCGAAGGCCTGCGCATCGGCGACTATCTCCGCCAGCTCGCCTCCGTTCCGCTCAAGGCCAACATCGTCGTGCTCGACGCTGCGCGGGCGCAGCCCTTCGTGGAGGGCGGCCAGCAGATCGCGAGCGGACTTGCGCTGGTCGAGCCCGACGCCAACATGCTGGTCGCGTTCAACGCCGCGCCCGGCACGGTGGCGCCCGAGGAGCCTGGACCTTACGGCATCTATGCGCAGTCGCTGGCGGAGATGATCCGCACCGGCGGCCTACCGCTGCCTGAGGTGTTCGACCGCGTTCGCCTGCGCGTCAACGAGGCCAGCAAGGGCGCGCAAGTGCCCTGGAACGAGCAGAAGATATCGGCGCAATTCTCGTTCTTCGAGCGCGGACCTGACGCGCCGCCGCCTGAGGCCGCACCCGACCAAGTCGCCGCGATGCGCAACAAGCCGATCCGCGATCTCGGCGTGCAGGATGCCTATGCCGCCGCGCTCACGCGCGACACGCTGCCGGCCTACGAAGAGTTTCTCTCCGCCTATCCCGGCGACCCGCTGTCGAAGCGCGTGATGGTGATCGTCGCGGCGCGCCGCGAGGCCATCACCTGGCGGCGGACCTATCGGACCGACACGCCGGAGGCCTATTGGTCGTATCTGCGTCGCTATCCGCGCGGTCCGCATGCGGCGGATGCGCGCCGGCGCTTGGCGATTCTCACCGCGCCGGCCGAGCCGCCGCCGAGCTTCGCGATGATCGACTACGACGTGCCGCCACCGCCGCCGGAGGAGGTGGTCTATGTCGAGCGTCCCGTGCTGTATTTCAGCGATCCGGATTTTGGCTTTGCGCCGCCACCGCCGCCGCCGGTCTATTATCTGCCACCGCCGCCGCCGGATTTCGTCGTGCTGTCGCCGCCGATGCCGGTGGTCGGCCTGTTCGTGCTGCCGCAGCCGATGTTCGTGCCAATTCCTGTGTTCGTCAGGCCGCCGGTCTATGTCGCACCGCCCCCGAACAACATCATCTATCAGAACATCCATAACAGGACGGTCATCAACACGGTGATCAACCAGCCGCCGGCACCGCCGGCGGGTGCGGGTGCCGGAGCGGGCAATCTCGCGCCAGCCATTGCCGGGCGCACCAATCCGGCTGGTCCCGCCATGCCGCAGGCGGTCGTGCAGCGCGCCGCCCTGATTCAGCAGGGCAAGGCGCCGATGCCGCCGAGCGCGACGATGCAGCCGACGGCGAGGCCAGGAATGCCTCCGGCCAGGCCGGCCAATGCCGCACCGACCGGTACGCCACCTACGACTCCACCTGCCAGTCCGCTTGCCACGCCACCGGCCAAGCTGCCCCAAGCCAACACCCTGCCGGTTCCCGGCACCCATGGCGGTCCACCTGTACCGCCAGCGGGAGCCGGGCCACTGCCGGGCGGCAGACCCGGGCTGCCCACGGCCACTGCTCCCGGCACACCGCCGCCGACCCATCCGGGAGGGCCTGCGGGAGCGCCGACGACTGCTGCTCCCGGCACCACGCCGCCGGGTCATCCCGGTGCGCCGACCGCCGCCGCGCCGGCGACTGCGCCCACGGCGACAAACCCGGCCGCTGTGCCCGGCCAACCGCCGAAGCCGCCGGTGGCCCAGGCCCCGCCCGGGACCGGGACCGGGCCTGGGGACCATGGCAAGTCCGCGACCCGCGAGCCGGCTGGTTCGCCGCCTGCTGCCCGCACGCCTCCTGGCGCAGTTGGACGACCGGTCACGCCGCCGCCCTCGGCGGCGCGGGAGCCGATCAGGCCGCAGCATCAGCCGACCGCAGCTCCCGCCCAGGCTGCCCGGCCGTCGGCGCCACCACCGCGGTCTCAGGCCGTGGCGCGGCCGGCGCCTCCGCCTCCGCCGCGTGTTGCGCCGCCGCCACCGCCACGGGCGGCTCCACCCGTGGCGGTTGCTCGACCGGCGCCGCCGCCAATGGCGCGGCCCGCGCCGCCGCCGCCGGTCGCCCGGCCGGCGCCACCTCCGCCGCCCCGGATGGCCGTCGCGCCACCGCCGCCGCCGCGCCCGGCAGCACCTCCACCGCGTCCTCCGGCTCCGCCGCCGGCGGCAAAGAAGTGCCCGCCGAACCAGCCCAGATGCTAG
- the dxr gene encoding 1-deoxy-D-xylulose-5-phosphate reductoisomerase: MSAVPLRNNKAAASSVRSVTVLGATGSIGDSTMDLLRASPERYRVEALTANSNVEALAKLAKEFSARFVAIADTSKFAELRAALAGTGTECGAGESAVIEAGARPADWVMAAVSGAAGLKPALAAVDRGAHVALANKECLVCAGDFFMQRAAKAGACILPADSEHNALFQALASGNRDELVRVIITASGGPFRTWKPADIEQATLAQALKHPNWSMGQKITIDSASMMNKGLEVIEASYLFALSPDEIDVLVHPQSIIHGMVEFSDCSVVAQLGSPDMRTPIAHCLGWPDRIKGPAAKLDLAKIGQLTFEAPDFERFPGLRLAFDSLRTGKGATTVYNAANEVAVAAFIAGKIRFGAIARLVEETLDDWIRSGNQAPLTSADDAIAVDHVARNRAAALLPQIALKAS; this comes from the coding sequence ATGAGCGCGGTTCCATTGCGTAACAACAAGGCTGCGGCATCGAGCGTCCGCAGCGTCACGGTTCTCGGCGCCACCGGCTCGATCGGCGACAGCACGATGGATCTGCTGCGCGCCTCTCCCGAGCGCTACCGTGTCGAGGCGCTAACGGCGAACAGCAATGTCGAGGCGCTGGCAAAGCTCGCGAAGGAGTTTTCCGCGCGCTTCGTTGCGATCGCCGACACCTCCAAGTTTGCCGAACTCAGGGCTGCGCTCGCGGGCACCGGCACCGAATGCGGCGCCGGTGAAAGCGCGGTGATTGAGGCCGGCGCGCGTCCGGCCGATTGGGTGATGGCCGCCGTGAGTGGCGCGGCCGGGCTGAAGCCGGCACTGGCGGCGGTCGATCGCGGCGCGCATGTCGCGCTCGCCAACAAGGAATGTCTCGTCTGCGCTGGTGATTTCTTCATGCAGCGCGCGGCCAAAGCGGGCGCCTGCATCCTGCCTGCGGATTCCGAGCACAATGCGCTGTTCCAGGCGCTCGCCTCGGGCAATCGCGACGAGCTCGTCCGTGTCATCATCACGGCCTCCGGCGGCCCCTTCCGCACCTGGAAGCCTGCCGACATCGAGCAGGCGACACTCGCGCAAGCCCTGAAGCATCCGAACTGGAGCATGGGCCAGAAGATCACGATCGATTCCGCCTCGATGATGAACAAGGGGCTCGAGGTGATCGAGGCCTCCTATCTGTTCGCGCTCTCGCCCGACGAGATCGACGTCCTCGTTCATCCGCAGTCGATCATCCACGGCATGGTTGAGTTCTCCGATTGCTCGGTCGTGGCCCAGCTCGGCTCACCCGACATGCGCACGCCGATCGCGCATTGCCTCGGCTGGCCCGACCGTATCAAGGGTCCGGCCGCCAAGCTCGATCTGGCCAAGATCGGCCAGTTGACCTTCGAGGCGCCAGATTTCGAGCGCTTCCCCGGGCTGCGCCTGGCCTTCGATTCTCTCCGGACCGGGAAGGGGGCGACCACGGTCTACAACGCCGCCAACGAGGTCGCGGTCGCCGCCTTCATCGCCGGCAAGATCCGGTTCGGGGCGATTGCCAGGCTGGTGGAGGAGACGCTGGATGACTGGATCCGCAGCGGGAACCAGGCGCCGCTGACGTCAGCGGACGATGCAATCGCTGTTGACCATGTTGCGCGAAATAGGGCTGCCGCCCTATTGCCTCAAATTGCCTTAAAGGCATCCTAG
- a CDS encoding 30S ribosomal protein S2 — MALPDFTMRQLLEAGVHFGHQSHRWNPKMAPFIFGARNNIHIVDLAQTVPLLHNALQAVSDTVAKGGRILFVGTKRQAQDGVADAAKRCAQYFVNSRWLGGTLTNWKTISGSIKRLRHLDDVLAGGDASSYTKKERLTLQRERDKLDRSLGGIKDMGGLPDLIFVIDTNKEDIAIQEAQRLNIPVAAIVDTNSDPKGITYVVPGNDDAGRAIALYCDLIARAAIDGISRAQGDSGIDVGASVRPVAEELPATSGFQGLAGPRGTSDDLKKLPGVSGAIEKKFNDLGIFHFWQLAELDHDTAHKIGEEVGLPSRADAWVAKAKALTAEAE; from the coding sequence ATGGCACTACCCGATTTCACTATGCGTCAGCTCCTCGAAGCCGGCGTGCACTTTGGTCACCAGTCTCACCGCTGGAATCCGAAAATGGCGCCGTTCATTTTCGGCGCCCGCAACAACATCCACATCGTCGACCTCGCGCAGACCGTGCCGTTGCTGCACAACGCCTTGCAGGCGGTCAGCGACACCGTCGCCAAGGGCGGCCGCATCCTGTTCGTCGGCACCAAGCGCCAGGCGCAGGACGGCGTTGCCGACGCGGCCAAGCGCTGCGCTCAGTACTTCGTCAATTCGCGCTGGCTCGGCGGCACGCTGACCAACTGGAAGACGATCTCGGGCTCGATCAAGCGCCTGCGTCATCTCGACGACGTGCTCGCCGGCGGCGATGCCTCCTCCTACACCAAGAAGGAGCGCCTGACCCTTCAGCGCGAGCGCGACAAGCTCGACCGCTCGCTCGGCGGCATCAAGGACATGGGCGGTCTGCCCGACCTGATCTTCGTGATCGACACCAACAAGGAAGACATCGCGATCCAGGAAGCCCAGCGGCTCAACATTCCGGTCGCGGCGATCGTCGACACCAATTCGGATCCGAAGGGCATCACTTATGTGGTGCCGGGAAATGACGACGCCGGCCGCGCGATTGCGCTCTATTGCGATCTGATCGCGCGCGCAGCGATTGACGGCATTTCACGCGCGCAGGGCGATTCCGGAATCGACGTCGGTGCTTCGGTTCGGCCGGTCGCAGAAGAGCTGCCCGCCACGAGCGGCTTCCAAGGCCTTGCCGGCCCGCGCGGGACGTCCGACGACCTCAAGAAGCTCCCGGGCGTGTCGGGCGCGATCGAGAAGAAGTTCAACGATCTCGGCATCTTCCACTTCTGGCAGCTGGCTGAGCTCGATCACGATACCGCGCACAAGATCGGCGAAGAAGTCGGCCTGCCGAGCCGCGCGGACGCCTGGGTGGCCAAGGCCAAGGCGCTGACCGCGGAAGCGGAATAG
- a CDS encoding DUF3551 domain-containing protein: MRRARFALLAIGLLLAGAPAHAQTYDPSYPVCMQIYGPVGYFDCRYTSLEQCRFLALGRSATCVANPYFAQKKPPRHSRRVN; the protein is encoded by the coding sequence ATGCGTCGCGCTCGCTTCGCGCTCCTCGCGATCGGCCTGCTGCTCGCCGGCGCGCCTGCGCACGCGCAGACCTACGATCCGAGCTATCCGGTCTGCATGCAGATCTACGGTCCCGTCGGCTATTTCGATTGCCGCTACACCTCTCTCGAGCAGTGCAGATTTTTAGCCCTCGGTCGGTCAGCGACGTGCGTGGCGAACCCGTATTTTGCGCAGAAGAAGCCCCCTCGCCACTCGCGGCGCGTCAATTAA
- a CDS encoding DUF3551 domain-containing protein — translation MRRRIALPIVATFSLALATFGFTLSASVPARAFGTHHAFCLTGDEWPGLSNCTFDTYAQCQASSSGRALTCIANPYFAGQSDDPYAYQNRPRAQVPGYSPGYYLPR, via the coding sequence ATGCGCAGACGAATTGCTCTCCCCATTGTCGCCACATTTTCGCTCGCCCTCGCCACATTTGGTTTCACGCTTAGCGCAAGCGTGCCTGCGCGCGCGTTCGGGACCCACCATGCCTTCTGCCTCACCGGCGATGAATGGCCGGGGCTGAGCAATTGCACGTTCGACACTTACGCGCAGTGCCAGGCGAGTTCGTCGGGCCGCGCGCTCACCTGCATCGCGAACCCGTATTTCGCAGGCCAGAGCGACGATCCCTACGCGTATCAGAACAGGCCGCGCGCGCAGGTGCCGGGTTATTCGCCCGGTTACTATTTGCCGCGCTGA
- the map gene encoding type I methionyl aminopeptidase: protein MTISDDNDLARLKEIGRIVANTLEAMGKALEPGMSTSELDQIGRTLLEAAGARSAPELAYDFPGATCISVNEEIAHGIPGDRRIARGDLVNIDVSAEKNGFFADTGASFAVPPATRAVERLCRDGRRAMWTGLQQVGAGKPIAGIGQAIGTFARKNGYSLVRNLASHGVGLSLHQEPTEIATWPDRSERRIMSEGLVFTVEPFLSLGAEWAEDGDDPWTLYSSPEAPTVQYEHTVIATRSGPLIVTMAG, encoded by the coding sequence ATGACAATCTCGGATGACAACGACCTCGCGCGCCTGAAGGAGATCGGGCGCATTGTCGCCAATACCCTGGAGGCAATGGGAAAGGCGCTCGAGCCGGGCATGTCCACCTCCGAGCTCGACCAGATCGGGCGAACGCTGCTGGAGGCCGCCGGTGCACGTTCGGCTCCGGAGCTGGCCTACGACTTTCCGGGCGCAACCTGCATCAGCGTGAACGAGGAGATCGCTCATGGCATCCCCGGCGATCGGCGGATCGCGCGCGGGGACCTCGTGAACATCGACGTGTCAGCCGAGAAGAACGGCTTCTTTGCGGATACGGGAGCCTCATTCGCCGTTCCACCCGCAACCCGCGCGGTCGAACGTCTTTGCAGGGACGGCCGGCGGGCGATGTGGACGGGCCTGCAGCAGGTCGGAGCCGGCAAACCGATTGCCGGTATCGGTCAGGCCATCGGGACCTTTGCGCGGAAGAACGGTTACAGCCTGGTCAGGAACCTTGCCAGTCACGGCGTCGGCCTGTCGCTCCACCAGGAGCCGACGGAGATCGCAACGTGGCCCGACCGCTCCGAACGCCGCATCATGAGCGAAGGCCTCGTGTTCACCGTCGAGCCGTTCCTGTCCCTTGGCGCGGAATGGGCAGAGGATGGCGATGATCCATGGACGCTCTACAGCAGCCCCGAGGCGCCGACCGTTCAATACGAGCACACCGTGATCGCCACGCGAAGCGGACCGTTGATCGTTACGATGGCTGGTTAA